The following are from one region of the Candidatus Deferrimicrobium borealis genome:
- a CDS encoding NAD-dependent malic enzyme, which produces MTTTLSPSESYSITMRLEIQNKVGMLGKVTTAIGEVGGDIGAVDLSGHGKGTVTRDVTARANGIEHAQKIINAVKAVPGVKIINVSDRTFLMHLGGKIALHPKVAIKTRNDLSMAYTPGVARVCMAIHKDVKKSFSLTSRRNSVAVVSDGTAVLGLGDIGPEAAMPVMEGKACLFKEFGGIDAWPICLNTKNTDEIVLIVKALEPTFGAINLEDISAPRCFEIEDRLKAEMGIPVFHDDQHGTAVVVLASLLNALKIVKKRIEDMKIVVAGVGASGVACSKIFLNAGARNIIGVDRIGAIYKGRKQHMNFMKDWYAAHTNPFNEKGKLSDVMAGADLFLGLAGPGLITVEDLKKMAKDPLVFAMANPEPEIHPEEALPYVRIMATGRSDYPNQINNSLVFPGVFRGALDSRASCINEEMKLAAAYAIASCVGKEELSEDYIIPSMFNRKVALTVAKEVARAAHRTKVARRTSKAYMEIHLD; this is translated from the coding sequence ATGACCACGACGCTGTCTCCGAGCGAGAGCTACAGCATCACGATGCGGTTGGAGATCCAGAACAAGGTGGGAATGCTCGGCAAGGTGACCACGGCGATCGGTGAGGTGGGCGGCGACATCGGCGCCGTCGATCTCTCCGGCCACGGGAAGGGAACGGTCACCCGGGACGTCACCGCGCGCGCGAACGGCATCGAGCACGCCCAGAAGATCATCAACGCCGTCAAGGCGGTCCCGGGGGTAAAGATCATCAACGTCTCCGACCGGACCTTCCTGATGCACCTGGGGGGGAAGATCGCGCTCCACCCCAAGGTCGCGATCAAGACCCGGAACGACCTGTCCATGGCGTACACTCCCGGGGTGGCCCGCGTCTGCATGGCGATCCACAAGGACGTGAAGAAGTCGTTCTCCCTCACCAGCCGCCGGAACTCCGTCGCCGTCGTCTCGGACGGGACGGCGGTCCTGGGCCTGGGGGACATCGGCCCCGAGGCGGCGATGCCGGTCATGGAAGGGAAGGCGTGCCTGTTCAAGGAGTTCGGCGGGATCGACGCCTGGCCGATCTGCCTCAACACGAAGAACACCGACGAGATCGTACTGATCGTAAAGGCGCTCGAGCCCACCTTCGGGGCGATCAACCTCGAGGATATCTCCGCGCCGCGCTGCTTCGAGATCGAGGATCGCCTGAAGGCCGAGATGGGGATCCCGGTCTTCCACGACGACCAGCACGGGACGGCGGTGGTCGTGCTGGCTTCGCTGCTGAACGCCCTGAAGATCGTCAAGAAGCGGATCGAGGACATGAAGATCGTCGTGGCGGGCGTGGGCGCCTCGGGCGTGGCGTGCAGCAAGATCTTCCTGAACGCCGGGGCGCGGAACATCATCGGCGTGGACCGGATCGGGGCCATCTACAAGGGGCGGAAGCAGCACATGAACTTCATGAAGGACTGGTACGCGGCGCACACCAACCCGTTCAACGAGAAGGGGAAGCTGTCGGACGTCATGGCGGGGGCGGACCTGTTCCTCGGGCTGGCCGGCCCGGGTCTCATCACGGTGGAGGACCTGAAGAAGATGGCGAAGGACCCGCTGGTCTTCGCGATGGCGAACCCCGAACCCGAGATCCATCCGGAGGAGGCGTTGCCGTACGTGCGGATCATGGCGACGGGCCGCTCCGACTACCCGAACCAGATCAACAACTCCCTGGTCTTCCCGGGGGTCTTCCGCGGCGCGCTCGATTCGAGGGCATCGTGCATCAACGAGGAGATGAAGCTGGCGGCGGCCTACGCCATCGCCTCCTGCGTGGGAAAGGAGGAGCTCTCCGAGGACTACATCATCCCGTCGATGTTCAACCGGAAGGTCGCCCTCACGGTCGCCAAGGAAGTGGCGCGCGCCGCGCACCGGACCAAGGTCGCCCGCCGCACCTCCAAGGCCTACATGGAAATCCACCTCGACTGA
- a CDS encoding phosphomannomutase/phosphoglucomutase has protein sequence MPIARINPQIFREYDVRGLVGRDLHRAAVVLLGKGYGTLAAADGVRTVALGRDCRLSSPGFRDAVAEGLLSAGLKVIDVGVCPTPLLYFAIHHFGADGGVMITGSHNPPEFNGFKLCVGTGTLYGERIQELRRVIERGAFLEGKGEIVFREIIPEYRRFVSGNLSIPGKLKVVVDAGNGTGGAVAPALFREMGMEVTELFCDLDGRFPNHFPDPTVPENLRFLVEKVRAIGADVGVGYDGDADRIGAVDEKGNVIYGDYLLVLFAREILSRKPGAAIISEVKSSQNLYDDIARHGGRPVMWKAGHSLIKAKMKEENAELAGEMSGHVFFRDRYLGFDDAIYASARLFEILAKERRPLSALLSDLPPVVSTPEIRVDCADEIKFRVVEEVARIVAPQAREVIGVDGIRALFDGGWGLVRASNTQPVLVLRFEGRDDAAVRRIRGVMENAVERARAAVRA, from the coding sequence ATGCCGATTGCGCGGATCAATCCGCAGATCTTCCGCGAGTACGACGTCCGCGGCCTGGTGGGGAGGGATCTCCACCGGGCCGCGGTCGTTCTGCTCGGGAAAGGGTACGGCACGCTCGCGGCGGCGGACGGGGTACGGACGGTGGCGCTCGGGCGGGACTGCCGCCTTTCCTCGCCCGGGTTCCGGGATGCGGTCGCGGAGGGGCTTCTCTCCGCCGGGCTGAAGGTGATCGACGTGGGCGTCTGCCCGACGCCTCTCCTTTATTTCGCCATCCACCATTTCGGCGCCGACGGCGGCGTCATGATCACGGGCAGCCACAACCCCCCCGAGTTCAACGGCTTCAAGCTGTGCGTCGGGACCGGCACGCTGTACGGGGAGCGGATCCAGGAGCTGCGGCGCGTCATCGAGCGGGGTGCGTTTCTGGAAGGGAAAGGGGAAATCGTCTTCCGGGAGATCATTCCGGAGTACCGGAGGTTCGTCTCGGGGAACCTTTCGATCCCGGGGAAACTCAAGGTGGTCGTCGACGCGGGAAACGGAACGGGCGGAGCGGTGGCCCCCGCCCTGTTCCGGGAGATGGGGATGGAGGTCACCGAGCTGTTCTGCGACCTGGATGGCCGGTTCCCCAACCACTTTCCGGACCCCACGGTCCCGGAGAACCTCCGGTTCCTCGTGGAAAAAGTGAGGGCGATCGGGGCGGACGTCGGGGTCGGGTACGACGGAGACGCCGACCGGATCGGGGCGGTCGATGAAAAGGGGAACGTGATCTACGGGGATTACCTGCTGGTCCTGTTCGCGCGGGAGATCCTGTCGCGCAAGCCGGGAGCGGCGATCATCTCGGAGGTGAAGTCGTCGCAGAACCTCTACGACGACATCGCGCGGCACGGCGGGCGCCCGGTGATGTGGAAGGCGGGGCACTCCCTCATCAAGGCGAAGATGAAGGAGGAGAACGCCGAACTGGCGGGCGAGATGAGCGGGCACGTCTTCTTCCGGGACCGGTATCTCGGGTTCGACGACGCCATCTACGCCTCCGCGCGGCTGTTCGAGATCCTCGCGAAGGAACGGCGCCCGTTGAGCGCCCTCCTGTCGGACCTGCCCCCCGTCGTCTCCACCCCCGAGATCCGCGTCGATTGCGCCGACGAGATCAAGTTCCGGGTGGTGGAAGAGGTGGCGCGGATCGTCGCGCCGCAGGCGCGGGAAGTGATCGGGGTCGACGGGATCCGGGCTCTCTTCGACGGCGGGTGGGGGCTGGTCCGGGCCTCCAATACCCAGCCGGTGCTCGTGCTGCGGTTCGAAGGGAGGGACGATGCGGCCGTGCGGCGGATCCGCGGCGTGATGGAGA